The Primulina eburnea isolate SZY01 chromosome 8, ASM2296580v1, whole genome shotgun sequence genome contains a region encoding:
- the LOC140837697 gene encoding LOW QUALITY PROTEIN: protein VASCULATURE COMPLEXITY AND CONNECTIVITY-like (The sequence of the model RefSeq protein was modified relative to this genomic sequence to represent the inferred CDS: deleted 1 base in 1 codon) has product MSKLVGIFACFLIVALDVTAGILGIKAEAAQNQEKHLRLWIFECKEPSHDAYILGLCAASFLGIAHILANLLGGCNVCTQEEFQKASPSKQLSVACLIFTWIILAVGLSMLVIGIMSNNKSRGSCGFTHHHFLSIGGILCMVHALFSVAYYVTSTATLPA; this is encoded by the exons ATGAGTAAACTGGTtggcatatttgcatgtttcttgATTGTGGCATTGGATGTCACTGCTGGAATTCTTGGAATCAAAGCTGAAGCTGCTCAAAACCAG GAAAAACATTTGAGGCTGTGGATTTTTGAGTGCAAAGAGCCAAGTCATGATGCATACATTCTTGGATTATGTGCCGCGTCCTTTCTAGGGATAGCTCACATTCTCGCAAATTTGCTTGGAGGCTGTAATGTCTGCACTCAAGAAGAGTTCCAAAAGGCATCTCCAAGCAAGCAGTTGTCTGTGGCCTGCCTGATTTTTACATG GATCATCCTGGCCGTTGGATTGTCGATGCTGGTGATCGGAATAATGTCGAACAACAAATCAAGAGGATCATGTGGTTTCACTCACCACCATTTCTTGTCGATTGGAGGGATATTGTGTATGGTACATGCCCTGTTCTCA GTCGCATATTATGTTACTTCCACTGCCACCCTCCCGGCATAG